A region of Chloracidobacterium sp. DNA encodes the following proteins:
- a CDS encoding RNA-binding protein: protein MSMKLYVGNLSFQTSSHDLEEMFSSIGAVESASVVEDRETGRSRGFGFVEMANQEDGERAIAELNGTEQGGREIKVNEAKPREDRGGRGGGGGYGGGGGRSDRW, encoded by the coding sequence ATGTCAATGAAACTTTATGTAGGTAACCTCTCTTTTCAGACTTCGAGTCATGATCTTGAGGAAATGTTTTCGAGCATAGGCGCTGTCGAATCAGCATCTGTGGTCGAGGATCGCGAGACAGGACGTTCACGCGGTTTTGGATTTGTCGAAATGGCAAATCAGGAAGACGGCGAAAGAGCGATTGCCGAACTCAACGGCACCGAACAAGGCGGCCGCGAGATCAAGGTCAACGAAGCCAAGCCCCGCGAAGATCGTGGTGGACGTGGCGGCGGTGGTGGATACGGCGGCGGCGGCGGACGCTCGGACCGCTGGTAG
- a CDS encoding S8 family serine peptidase yields MQKDGSHVLSTPLRLDADDRFTGEGVTIAFLDSGFYPHVDLTTPENRILAYRNMPDADRDLSSLFEADVASWHGMMTSVVAAGNGSLSNGFYRGIAPKADVVLVKLARTGRISEQDIQNGLEWVLEHREEYNIKIVNISAGGDDEQSYLHDPLSQIVEECSAVGITVICAVGNAGHLPNHPVFPPASAPSCIAVGGLDDNNSINRAKRGMYRSSYGPTVDGLQKPEVIASSIWVPAPILPHTPTAKQAALLEKLDKSKDDELHKIIKENPGVDPELDAATGLLVHNIRHIIALKMRQENVINEHYKYVDGTSFAAPIVSSVAAQMIEANPDLSPSEVKKILISTAERLPHHEVDRQGWGVIDARRAVELALSLS; encoded by the coding sequence ATGCAGAAGGACGGCTCGCATGTTCTGTCGACCCCGCTAAGGCTCGATGCTGATGATCGCTTTACCGGCGAAGGCGTCACGATAGCATTTCTCGATTCCGGATTTTATCCGCACGTCGATCTGACCACGCCCGAAAACCGAATTTTAGCCTATCGCAATATGCCAGACGCAGACCGCGATCTGTCGTCGCTCTTTGAGGCGGACGTTGCGAGTTGGCACGGAATGATGACGTCGGTCGTCGCGGCGGGAAACGGTTCGTTGTCTAATGGGTTCTATCGCGGCATCGCACCGAAAGCCGATGTCGTGCTCGTAAAGCTCGCGCGTACCGGACGCATTTCGGAACAGGACATTCAGAACGGTTTGGAATGGGTTCTCGAACACCGCGAGGAATACAACATTAAGATCGTCAATATTTCAGCGGGAGGTGATGATGAGCAGAGTTATTTGCATGATCCGCTGTCCCAAATTGTTGAGGAATGTTCTGCCGTCGGCATCACTGTTATATGTGCCGTAGGCAACGCCGGTCATCTGCCAAATCATCCGGTATTTCCGCCGGCGAGCGCTCCGTCGTGCATCGCGGTAGGCGGCCTCGACGATAATAATTCGATCAATCGTGCGAAACGCGGTATGTACCGTTCGTCATATGGCCCGACTGTTGACGGCCTGCAAAAGCCGGAAGTTATCGCTTCCTCGATCTGGGTTCCAGCTCCGATACTTCCGCATACGCCGACTGCGAAACAGGCAGCTCTGCTTGAAAAACTCGATAAGAGCAAAGACGATGAACTTCACAAAATAATTAAAGAAAATCCCGGCGTCGACCCGGAGCTTGATGCTGCAACCGGATTGCTGGTTCACAATATCAGACACATCATTGCTTTAAAGATGCGGCAGGAAAACGTGATCAATGAGCATTACAAATATGTTGACGGAACTTCGTTTGCTGCTCCGATCGTGTCGTCCGTTGCTGCTCAGATGATCGAAGCCAACCCAGACCTATCGCCGTCAGAGGTCAAAAAGATCCTTATCTCAACCGCTGAACGCCTGCCGCATCACGAAGTCGACCGCCAAGGATGGGGCGTAATAGATGCTCGTCGCGCGGTTGAGCTTGCGCTATCGCTTTCCTGA
- a CDS encoding phosphoribosyltransferase: MVNLIPPPEKVMEILAETGAYRKGHFVYPNGRHASHYFQMPLAFRYHDNARILSVGLSRMFRMEKSIAKRLPDVSIISPSPGGIMVAFGVREALSAKQIYWAEMEEGTRQFRQYVNKGDIFPAIIVDDINRSGKAITETMNLAREHGAEVIGIGTIAAFEDAPQEFDGVPAKSLLKFDVNFYGDEGEWKATHADSDAVGENVRF, translated from the coding sequence ATGGTTAATCTGATCCCGCCGCCCGAAAAAGTAATGGAGATCCTTGCTGAAACGGGCGCATATCGAAAAGGACATTTCGTTTACCCGAACGGCAGACACGCTTCGCATTATTTCCAGATGCCGCTTGCTTTTAGGTATCACGACAATGCACGCATCCTGTCCGTAGGCCTGAGCCGCATGTTCAGAATGGAAAAGTCTATAGCAAAACGCCTGCCCGATGTTTCCATTATCAGCCCGAGTCCGGGCGGCATCATGGTTGCTTTCGGTGTCCGCGAGGCCCTGAGCGCAAAACAGATCTATTGGGCAGAAATGGAAGAAGGCACGAGACAGTTTCGACAGTATGTAAACAAGGGCGACATATTTCCCGCGATCATCGTTGATGACATCAATCGTTCCGGTAAAGCGATCACCGAAACGATGAATCTTGCCAGAGAGCATGGCGCAGAGGTCATCGGCATCGGCACGATAGCCGCATTTGAGGACGCTCCGCAGGAATTCGACGGCGTTCCAGCAAAGTCACTTCTCAAATTCGACGTAAATTTCTACGGAGACGAAGGTGAATGGAAAGCAACGCACGCCGATTCGGACGCGGTCGGTGAGAATGTTCGTTTCTAG
- a CDS encoding class I SAM-dependent methyltransferase, producing the protein MPNDSLILIIYTTKYRLGGRQFPVVAETLAAEKRETGFGGEIITRSVESKRDVLKVINEIKQDGKKISEFHFVGHSGMYGPMFGTVAFPEQFSPYEWEQMEIPFADGASAYFHCCRSARWFAPFFARTFDVKTYGFFWYTTFSRSKTTYKYVGDSTDGPLYTIGCKGRKSHGFAASAQKFLGLMPAEKMKAFEPQPPTGDTSYDHVAELYDAAFEDIRVRKDEWRWLNEHLPVGKLRVLDIGCGNGALLNALSERLESGCGVDESARIIERAKIKNTQITNLEFEKISGPVLPFPDVEFDVVISLMSFRYLDWDPLLQEIKRVTKPGGKFLIIDMVTVPVALSEYPRLLKDKLRTMRDQKSNAKFNNALYKLVSHPDWKKMLEYNPIRSEHEMKWYLESRFPGQKMETLNMAWNSRIVAFDSGAVEKGVEVKLSYP; encoded by the coding sequence ATGCCAAATGACAGCCTGATCCTCATCATTTACACAACAAAATATCGCTTGGGCGGCAGGCAGTTCCCAGTAGTCGCCGAGACGCTCGCGGCTGAAAAACGAGAGACGGGATTTGGCGGCGAGATCATTACACGATCGGTTGAGAGCAAACGCGATGTTTTGAAGGTCATTAACGAGATCAAGCAAGACGGAAAGAAGATCTCCGAATTTCATTTTGTCGGCCATTCGGGAATGTACGGGCCGATGTTTGGAACGGTTGCGTTTCCTGAACAGTTTTCGCCATATGAATGGGAACAGATGGAGATACCCTTTGCGGACGGAGCATCTGCATATTTTCATTGCTGCCGTTCGGCACGTTGGTTCGCTCCGTTCTTTGCAAGGACGTTTGATGTAAAGACCTACGGCTTCTTTTGGTACACGACGTTTTCACGGAGCAAAACCACATACAAATATGTCGGCGACAGCACCGACGGCCCACTTTATACAATCGGATGCAAAGGGCGTAAATCGCACGGCTTTGCCGCATCGGCACAGAAATTTTTGGGTCTTATGCCAGCCGAGAAAATGAAAGCCTTTGAGCCGCAGCCACCGACAGGTGATACATCTTACGATCATGTTGCGGAACTTTACGATGCAGCGTTCGAGGATATTCGCGTCCGCAAAGACGAGTGGCGATGGCTCAACGAACATCTTCCGGTAGGTAAGCTGCGAGTTCTCGACATCGGTTGCGGAAACGGAGCACTTTTGAATGCATTGAGCGAACGACTGGAATCCGGTTGCGGAGTCGATGAATCTGCACGCATCATCGAACGAGCGAAGATAAAAAATACTCAAATCACAAATTTAGAATTTGAAAAGATCAGCGGGCCTGTACTGCCGTTTCCAGATGTTGAATTTGATGTCGTGATCTCGCTTATGTCGTTTAGATATCTCGATTGGGATCCGCTGCTGCAAGAGATAAAACGCGTGACAAAACCCGGCGGCAAGTTCCTGATTATTGATATGGTTACTGTTCCCGTGGCACTAAGCGAATATCCGCGACTGTTGAAAGATAAACTGCGTACGATGCGTGACCAAAAATCGAATGCGAAATTCAACAATGCTCTGTACAAGCTGGTCTCGCATCCGGATTGGAAAAAGATGCTCGAATACAATCCAATACGCTCCGAGCACGAGATGAAATGGTATCTCGAAAGCCGTTTTCCCGGACAAAAGATGGAAACGCTTAATATGGCCTGGAATTCGCGGATCGTTGCGTTCGATTCCGGTGCGGTTGAAAAAGGAGTCGAGGTTAAACTCTCATATCCCTAA
- the recR gene encoding recombination protein RecR, with amino-acid sequence MLDYSEPVAKLIDEFKRLPGVGQKSAQRLAFYILRRPLAEVENFANALREVKEKIVFCSVCNNLTDVNPCLYCSSPKRDRSIICVVEEPYNLVAVEKTRSFRGLYHILHGTLSPMRGIGPDELMIVNLLPRLNPENNDGIEIKEIIIATNPTTEGEATANYLARLLKPLGVMVTRIAMGMPVGSDLEFVDEVTMDRALANRHAI; translated from the coding sequence ATGCTTGATTACTCGGAACCAGTCGCTAAACTCATCGACGAATTCAAACGTTTGCCCGGAGTTGGCCAGAAGTCAGCTCAGCGGCTTGCTTTTTATATACTTCGGCGTCCGCTGGCTGAAGTCGAGAACTTTGCCAATGCGCTTCGCGAGGTGAAAGAAAAGATCGTTTTTTGCTCCGTTTGCAACAATTTAACTGACGTTAACCCCTGCCTCTATTGTTCAAGCCCAAAACGCGACCGCTCGATAATTTGTGTTGTAGAGGAACCGTACAATCTCGTCGCTGTCGAAAAGACGCGCTCATTTCGCGGGCTTTATCACATCTTGCACGGCACGCTTTCACCGATGCGCGGTATCGGCCCGGACGAATTGATGATCGTCAATTTGCTGCCGCGGCTCAACCCTGAGAACAATGACGGTATCGAAATAAAGGAAATAATTATCGCGACCAACCCAACAACAGAAGGCGAGGCAACTGCTAATTACCTCGCCCGTCTATTGAAACCTTTAGGTGTGATGGTTACTCGAATCGCGATGGGAATGCCTGTCGGATCCGATCTGGAATTCGTCGATGAAGTAACAATGGATCGAGCTCTCGCCAACAGACACGCTATCTAG
- a CDS encoding stage II sporulation protein M: MNRFLEEKKDNWQRLEDLLAMLSGSSLRGLSRMEVREFGELYRRAAADLAIARAETRDPKLINYLNSLVIRAHGKIYRAESQGVGLIGKFFAQDFPRTFRRNVRYMAIAFAVFGGFAVFGFIATWINTDFTHFVMLSGITEQINSNNQWWLKLNDANQVGASAILSNNILVTIRVFALGAFLGVGAFYDLAVEGARLGSVFAACYKLNPPFGNSLAYFVVGHGVIELSTIFFCGGAGMMIGYAIINPGDLTRAQALKKKGIEAAQIVIGCACFLVIAGTIEGFLSPSDLSPAIKIATGVGTGIAMYAYLFVAGRESEEPMAQ; encoded by the coding sequence GTGAACCGTTTTCTCGAAGAAAAAAAGGACAACTGGCAGCGGCTGGAAGACTTGCTTGCAATGCTTAGCGGCAGCTCGCTTCGCGGCCTGTCGAGAATGGAGGTTCGGGAGTTTGGTGAACTTTACCGACGCGCGGCGGCCGATCTCGCGATAGCTCGAGCCGAGACACGCGATCCAAAGCTGATAAATTATCTCAACAGCCTTGTGATCCGTGCTCACGGCAAGATCTATCGAGCTGAAAGCCAGGGCGTCGGATTGATCGGCAAATTCTTTGCACAAGATTTTCCACGGACCTTTCGCCGAAATGTCCGTTATATGGCGATCGCATTCGCTGTTTTTGGAGGCTTTGCCGTCTTTGGGTTTATTGCGACTTGGATCAACACCGATTTTACGCATTTTGTGATGCTGTCCGGGATCACGGAACAGATCAATTCCAACAATCAATGGTGGCTTAAACTCAATGATGCAAATCAGGTTGGAGCGAGTGCGATCCTCTCAAACAATATTCTGGTGACGATTCGAGTGTTTGCTCTGGGAGCGTTTTTGGGTGTAGGGGCGTTCTATGATCTGGCAGTTGAAGGAGCCCGTTTGGGCAGCGTTTTTGCCGCATGTTATAAGTTGAATCCGCCGTTCGGCAACTCGCTGGCGTATTTTGTGGTTGGCCACGGTGTGATCGAGCTTTCTACGATCTTCTTTTGCGGCGGTGCGGGAATGATGATCGGTTACGCGATCATAAACCCCGGCGATTTGACCCGTGCTCAGGCATTAAAGAAAAAGGGGATCGAAGCCGCACAGATCGTCATAGGCTGTGCCTGTTTCCTCGTTATTGCGGGAACCATCGAAGGGTTTCTTTCACCGTCCGATCTATCGCCGGCGATCAAGATAGCAACGGGCGTCGGTACAGGTATCGCAATGTATGCGTATCTATTTGTGGCAGGGCGAGAATCTGAAGAACCGATGGCTCAATGA
- a CDS encoding YbaB/EbfC family nucleoid-associated protein → MKLPGGLDLDSMMKQAQQMQEQMGREMKEMTVDAAAGGGAVTVKMRGDFEVVSLTISPDLVKDGDVEMIQDLTVAALNEARRKVEETLKGKLGGMLPPGLM, encoded by the coding sequence ATGAAATTACCCGGTGGATTAGACTTAGATTCGATGATGAAGCAGGCTCAGCAGATGCAGGAGCAGATGGGCCGTGAGATGAAGGAAATGACCGTTGATGCGGCTGCTGGCGGCGGTGCCGTGACGGTGAAAATGCGCGGCGATTTTGAGGTTGTCAGCCTGACGATCTCGCCCGATCTTGTTAAAGATGGCGACGTTGAAATGATACAGGATTTGACGGTCGCGGCATTAAATGAGGCTCGCCGCAAAGTCGAGGAAACGCTCAAAGGCAAGCTCGGCGGAATGCTCCCTCCTGGTTTGATGTAA
- a CDS encoding NUDIX hydrolase: protein MLFNVAGIIWKKMPKGMRRWLTRRFQATFTVSAAGIIINDKGEVLLLDHVLRPVSGWGLPGGFMDTGEQPEAALQRELREETGIELTGVNLAQVRTLHRHIEIIFTARGIGEPDVKSREITDFGWFDIDNMPAEMSQDQQSLILKALRSDDLKKESG from the coding sequence ATGCTGTTCAATGTTGCCGGGATAATATGGAAAAAGATGCCAAAGGGTATGCGGCGATGGCTGACGCGTCGTTTTCAAGCCACCTTTACAGTCTCGGCCGCTGGCATAATTATCAATGATAAAGGTGAGGTTTTGCTGCTTGACCACGTTTTGCGCCCGGTTTCCGGCTGGGGCTTGCCCGGCGGTTTTATGGATACCGGTGAACAGCCCGAAGCAGCCCTTCAGCGGGAGCTACGCGAAGAAACGGGTATCGAATTGACCGGCGTAAATCTTGCGCAGGTTCGCACCTTGCACCGGCATATCGAGATCATTTTTACCGCCAGAGGCATTGGTGAACCGGATGTAAAAAGCCGTGAGATCACCGATTTTGGGTGGTTCGACATCGATAATATGCCTGCGGAAATGAGTCAGGATCAGCAATCCTTGATCTTAAAAGCCCTGCGGTCCGATGATTTAAAAAAAGAAAGCGGCTGA
- a CDS encoding DUF58 domain-containing protein, producing the protein MRVTFSRLFFILLAAGIVPLSISWTFPTLRYAVLGYDLLLILAAIADIFISRNLPEEFTVTREFDKRFAIGDPTTVGIKIQNASEQSFQIKVKDEYPSEMNLNDPREAEFTVDAQTTAEFSYSLTPTRRGQYEFGRTAMRYLSRLGLVWCQAEVGEPQHVKVYPNMRRAREMELKALGARSFLAIQRKAIRRGEGREFESMRDYVRGDELRHISWTATARRSKLTTRQYQIERDQTVIIALDAGRLMTGRIGNETKFDTAIHASLALMSACVRAGDNCGLVVFGRRVIKYLPPKRGVEHIDAVLEALHDLEPELIEPSYARGFQFISSNLKKRSFVVILTDLVDKDSSKELINSLKLLRPRHLPLVVTIGDRDLNAAVSSAPQNVKEVFTQSAAEEIIHQRESALKLVESLGGLALDVTTQSLAPRLLETYLRVKERGLL; encoded by the coding sequence ATGCGAGTTACATTTTCAAGACTTTTCTTTATTTTGCTTGCCGCAGGAATTGTTCCGCTGTCGATCTCGTGGACTTTCCCTACGTTGCGTTATGCAGTTCTGGGTTACGATTTGCTCCTTATTCTTGCGGCAATTGCCGATATATTTATCAGCAGAAACCTGCCTGAGGAATTTACAGTCACGCGAGAATTCGACAAACGCTTTGCCATCGGCGACCCGACTACTGTCGGTATCAAGATTCAAAATGCTTCGGAGCAGTCCTTTCAAATAAAGGTCAAGGACGAGTACCCGTCTGAAATGAATCTCAACGATCCGCGCGAAGCGGAATTTACTGTTGATGCTCAGACGACGGCGGAATTTTCTTACTCATTAACACCGACGCGACGCGGGCAGTATGAATTCGGCCGCACGGCGATGCGTTATCTTTCGCGGTTGGGACTTGTGTGGTGTCAGGCCGAAGTTGGCGAGCCACAACATGTGAAGGTTTATCCAAATATGCGCCGCGCACGCGAAATGGAATTGAAGGCGCTAGGTGCTCGTTCCTTTCTCGCCATCCAGCGAAAAGCGATCCGTCGAGGCGAAGGACGCGAATTCGAATCGATGCGCGATTACGTTCGCGGCGACGAGCTTCGGCATATTTCGTGGACAGCAACAGCTCGGCGATCTAAGCTGACAACACGGCAATACCAGATCGAACGCGACCAAACTGTGATCATCGCGCTCGATGCCGGGCGTTTGATGACCGGACGCATTGGCAACGAAACAAAATTCGACACTGCGATACATGCGTCGTTAGCATTGATGTCTGCCTGTGTTCGTGCCGGAGATAATTGCGGCCTCGTCGTCTTTGGTCGCCGAGTCATAAAATATCTACCGCCAAAACGAGGTGTCGAACACATAGACGCAGTGCTCGAAGCCCTGCATGACCTCGAACCCGAACTTATCGAGCCGTCTTACGCCCGAGGTTTTCAATTTATCTCGTCCAATCTAAAGAAGCGTTCATTCGTAGTGATCCTAACTGATCTTGTAGATAAAGACAGCTCTAAGGAACTAATAAATTCGCTCAAACTGCTTCGACCTCGACACTTGCCGCTCGTTGTCACCATAGGCGACCGCGACCTGAACGCCGCCGTCAGTAGTGCTCCTCAGAACGTAAAAGAAGTCTTCACACAGTCTGCCGCTGAAGAAATAATCCACCAACGCGAATCCGCGCTAAAATTGGTTGAATCGCTAGGCGGCCTTGCACTTGATGTAACCACTCAATCACTTGCTCCGAGACTTCTGGAAACATATCTTCGGGTTAAAGAACGAGGTCTGCTTTAA
- a CDS encoding aspartate/glutamate racemase family protein, translating into MKRLGIIDWGIGGISIVKLIKKQLGDVPVIYFSDTGVTPYGKMSRTELVSRLNVVITFLKSQGVSHLIIGCNAASTVIANLDNHGIEIEGVIEHAIAETVKLKPKRLGLIGGRRTVCSAIYRKAFAHHKITVNQRIAQPLSGLIESGDVSSGILRAECNRILKPLGNCSHILLACTHYPAIIPVMKDFVGGDVVFIDPVPALANVVRKWNVQLRGDDKYLTTGDPKTMKNAAAAAFGWHIENTEKIKL; encoded by the coding sequence ATGAAACGTCTCGGAATCATAGATTGGGGCATCGGCGGCATCAGCATCGTTAAGCTGATAAAGAAACAGCTTGGCGATGTGCCTGTAATATATTTTTCAGACACCGGCGTAACACCTTACGGCAAAATGTCGCGAACAGAACTCGTCTCGCGCCTTAACGTCGTCATAACATTCCTTAAATCGCAAGGCGTCTCACACCTCATTATCGGCTGCAATGCCGCGAGTACAGTAATTGCCAATTTGGACAATCACGGTATAGAAATAGAGGGCGTTATAGAACACGCCATTGCCGAAACGGTCAAACTGAAACCAAAAAGGCTCGGATTGATCGGTGGGCGGCGAACGGTCTGTTCAGCTATTTACAGAAAGGCTTTTGCTCACCATAAAATCACGGTCAATCAGCGCATCGCACAGCCGCTGTCCGGCCTTATAGAAAGTGGCGATGTGTCCTCCGGAATTCTTAGAGCAGAATGTAACAGGATATTGAAACCTCTGGGAAATTGCTCACATATACTTCTCGCTTGTACGCATTATCCGGCGATCATTCCGGTGATGAAGGATTTTGTTGGAGGCGACGTGGTTTTTATCGATCCGGTGCCTGCATTGGCAAATGTGGTGCGAAAGTGGAATGTTCAACTCCGCGGTGATGATAAATATTTAACAACGGGTGATCCTAAAACGATGAAAAATGCAGCCGCTGCGGCTTTTGGTTGGCATATTGAGAATACTGAAAAGATCAAACTTTGA
- a CDS encoding class I SAM-dependent methyltransferase, translating to MPTKAPATFFGKAGAVTSGDLQPTEDVLCPLCKISPQPFAVDYQGFTLCRCPQCTLEFVTPRLSFDELADKVYSDNYFPKRDGSNKASPETSHYICRQLADFERLLGDRKKVLDVGCGNGAFLDFAREAGWSIAGADIKLSPDANELKCPLWEGRLQDIDFCDERFDLIRLNHVLEHTQDPLQELRICKALLEPKGILYLSVPNINGISPRLKSLQSRLRLKSNRWRHYAAMHHLFFFSPETLCAIVERAGFRVLDWNTPVPKKNGQSVLVETIYRNLMERTHSSSILDLYCTPDDTLIH from the coding sequence ATGCCAACCAAGGCACCCGCCACTTTTTTCGGAAAGGCTGGTGCAGTAACAAGCGGTGATCTCCAGCCAACTGAAGACGTACTATGTCCGCTCTGTAAAATTTCGCCACAACCTTTTGCTGTCGATTATCAGGGATTTACTTTGTGCCGATGCCCTCAGTGCACTTTGGAATTCGTGACGCCAAGGCTGAGTTTTGACGAGCTTGCTGACAAGGTCTATTCCGACAATTACTTTCCAAAGCGTGATGGTTCAAACAAGGCTTCACCCGAGACCTCCCATTACATTTGCCGCCAGCTTGCGGATTTTGAAAGACTACTCGGCGACCGGAAAAAGGTACTCGATGTCGGCTGCGGCAACGGTGCATTTCTCGATTTTGCCCGTGAGGCAGGATGGAGCATCGCAGGTGCGGACATAAAGTTGTCGCCCGATGCTAACGAGCTTAAGTGCCCTCTATGGGAAGGCCGGCTGCAGGATATTGATTTCTGCGACGAGCGTTTTGATCTGATCCGTCTAAATCATGTACTCGAGCATACTCAGGACCCGCTACAGGAATTAAGAATCTGTAAGGCGCTGCTTGAACCCAAAGGAATTCTATACCTCAGCGTTCCCAATATAAACGGGATCAGCCCTCGGCTAAAAAGTTTGCAGAGCCGTTTGCGGCTTAAATCAAATCGTTGGCGCCATTATGCGGCAATGCATCATCTTTTTTTCTTTTCACCTGAGACCCTTTGTGCAATTGTCGAGCGTGCCGGGTTTCGTGTGCTGGATTGGAATACGCCGGTGCCGAAAAAGAATGGTCAAAGCGTTCTCGTCGAAACGATCTATCGCAATCTTATGGAACGCACACACTCGTCGAGCATTTTGGACCTCTATTGCACGCCTGACGATACATTAATTCATTGA